The following proteins are encoded in a genomic region of Oncorhynchus kisutch isolate 150728-3 linkage group LG18, Okis_V2, whole genome shotgun sequence:
- the LOC109882823 gene encoding eukaryotic translation initiation factor 4 gamma 1 isoform X8, which translates to MMMIPSQRIRFPNQQGPTYFIPGQYRSTYVATPQQYPVPPGTPGFYPGTSPAEYGTYAGAYYPAQQQYTPSLPAAPGIMNPPPQQQQLPPQQQIQPKRERKQVQIIIRDPNQGGRDITEEIMSGGTRSGTTPTPPQVSDDSSESSGSEGSAVAQANGENVTPVVVRPDDRGKPAATLITGPPALSKTPELVKTAPAPTEVKLPDTDSKSPSLPQDLPTPPRVTTTLHTTAPGTPPPPTSPTADMMDAPAPAAAPALSAPKVPAYPAPLREPRPTPAAEEQPSAAKEPQEEVKEKEVTEAREVTTSSKPEPSLAPVTNSSSSTNGVSATQPLPEEEPVALSITMPSLQAAEPPLESPIAQPEELRLPNGLPLPSSRDPEKVSAELSECDLSPIAEPEVTPLQREAPAPVAATAKPDPVVQATVAPVVLAETAITTAVTPRQIEEEMDSPPSQRTIPPGENSMQAAVSVPKKKRKMKDLNRKEAVGDLLDAFKEEQVVQSPPEQATPTSASDTEEPRPATTPAVAEVDETWEEKEDKLDAENIEPKPGDLKYQYKEELCRPIDPEEKKRYDRDFLLGFQFISAAMSKPEGLPQISDVVLDKANKAPLRQLDPSRLSGMNMGTDFTPSFANLGRPGMGGGGGGGGGGGHRGPPSGMGGGGPRRSQQGQRKEPRRIINISSSLTDDVKLNKAEDAWKPAVKKAASGQAAPEEESDNPEQAKTHELFKRVRSILNKLTPQMFQQLMKQVKELTIDTEQRLKGVIDLIFEKAISEPNFSVAYANMCRCLMGLKVPTTDKPGVTVNFRKLLLNRCQKEFEKDKDDDAIFEKKQEELDSAAMEEKDRLKAELEEAKDIARRRSLGNIKFIGELFKLKMLTEAIMHDCIVKLLKNHDEESLECLCRLLSTIGKDLDFEKAKPRMDQYFVQIDKIIKEKKTSSRIRFMLQDVLDLRRNTWVPRRGEQGPKTIDQIHKEAELEEHREVLKVQQQLLNQNTRGGRGGGGGGGGRDQGNRGGQHPQSGQRSQPQDEGWNTVPISTKSRPIDTSRLSKITKPGALDFSNQLLAPQLGGKGMWGSWGKGSSGGTTGAKPAGEATPESGGRPATSTLNRFSALQPQQPPSSGPSQDSDRRVPLRNSSSRDRGSNDRFGRRDDRNPVTKRSFSRETEEHSREKHRGPSDPIRRVASMTDDRGTRDRARSKENVKREAAATPPAQTKPSLREEELEKKATAIIEEYLHINDMKEALQCVVEMNSTPLLFVFVRSGLESTLERSPIARERTGLLLHQLYKAGTLPTEQYYRGLQEILEVAEDMAIDIPHIWLYLAELITPMLHEGGIPMGPLFKEISKPLVPQGTAGVLLVQILTLLCRGMSRKKAGAMWREAGLSWKDFLPEDEDVNKFVTEKNVEFTLGGEGDETEKSSKKDLSSEELNKQLDRLIQDKADNQRIYDWVEANLDETQISSNVFVRAVMAAICQSAILCENPYKLDAKVITRRAKLLHKYLKDEQKELQALYALQALMVAMEQPANLLRMFFDTLYDEDVIKEQAFYKWESSKDPAEMQGKGVALKSVTAFFTWLREAEDEESDNS; encoded by the exons ATCATAATACGAGACCCTAACCAGGGTGGTAGAGACATCACTGAGGAGATTATGTCAGGGGGCACTCGCAGTGGCACCACCCCCACACCCCCACAGGTGAGCGACGACTCTTCAGAG TCATCTGGATCAGAGGGCTCAGCCGTTGCCCAGGCCAACGGTGAGAACGTGACACCTGTCGTGGTCAGACCAG ATGACAGAGGGAAACCTGCAGCCACACTCATCACTGGCCCCCCAGCCCTGTCTAAAACCCCTGAACTGGTCAAGACTGCCCCTGCCCCTACAGAGGTCAAACTCCCAGACACGGACAGTAAATCCCCTTCCTTACCCCAGGACCTACCCACACCCCCGCGGGTAACTACCACCCTCCACACTACTGCCCCtggcacccccccacccccaactaGTCCCACTGCAGACATGATGGACGCACCAGCCCCGGCTGCTGCTCCAGCTCTATCTGCCCCTAAAGTGCCTGCTTACCCTGCACCCCTACGTGAACCCCGCCCCACTCCTGCAGCTGAGGAGCAGCCCTCAGCCGCTAAGGAGCCgcaggaggaggtgaaggagaaaGAGGTAACGGAGGCTAGAGAAGTGACTACATCATCTAAACCTGAGCCTTCCCTTGCTCCAGTGACCAACTCTAGCAGCAGCACTAATGGTGTGTCTGCCACCCAGCCACTCCCAGAGGAGGAGCCAGTAGCCCTGTCCATCACCATGCCCTCCCTCCAGGCAGCAGAACCCCCGCTGGAGTCTCCCATCGCCCAGCCAGAGGAGCTCCGTCTGCCCAACGGCTTGCCGCTCCCCAGCTCCCGGGACCCTGAGAAGGTTTCTGCAGAGTTGTCTGAGTGTGACCTCAGCCCCATCGCTGAGCCCGAGGTGACCCCATTACAGAGGGAGGCACCCGCGCCTGTCGCCGCCACGGCAAAGCCCGACCCCGTCGTCCAGGCCACCGTTGCCCCCGTGGTCCTAGCGGAGACTGCTATTACTACAGCGGTAACCCCTCGCCAAATTGAAGAAGAGATGGACTCTCCACCATCACAGCGCACCATCCCACCCGGGGAGAATTCTATGCAAG CTGCTGTTTCTGTGCctaagaagaagaggaagatgaagGATCTGAACAGGAAGGAGGCTGTTGGAGACCTCCTGGATGCCTTTAAGGAG gAGCAGGTAGTGCAGAGCCCGCCAGAGCAGGCCACACCCACTTCTGCCTCTGACACCGAGGAGCCCCGCCCAGCCACCACCCCTGCCGTCGCAGAGGTAGATGAGAcgtgggaggagaaggaggacaaACTGGATGCAGAGAACATTGAACCCAAGCCCGGGGATCTGAAGTACCAGTACAAAGAGG aaCTATGTAGGCCTATAGAcccagaggagaagaagaggtatGACAGGGACTTCCTGCTGGGCTTCCAGTTCATCAGTGCTGCCATGTCCAAGCCTGAGGGCCTGCCTCAGATCAGTGATGTGGTGCTGGACAAG gcgaATAAGGCACCTCTCCGCCAGTTGGACCCCAGCCGTTTGTCGGGGATGAACATGGGCACTGACTTCACGCCCTCATTTGCCAACCTGGGCAGGCCTGgaatggggggaggaggaggaggaggaggaggtggtggacaCAGAGGACCA CCCTCTGGTATGGGTGGTGGAGGACCGCGTCGCTCCCAACAGGGTCAGCGTAAGGAGCCCAGGAGGATCATCAACATCTCTTCGTCTCTGACGGATGACGTGAAACTCAACAAGGCTGAGGATGCCTGGAAGCCCGCTGTCAAGAAGGCTGCCAGTGGGCAAGCGGCTCCTGAGGAGGAGAGCGACAACCCAGAACAGGCCAAGACCCATGAGCTGTTTAAGAGGGTCCGTAGTATCCTGAACAAGCTGACCCCTCAGATGTTCCAACAGCTAATGAAGCAGGTCAAGGAGCTGACCATCGATACGGAGCAGAGGCTGAAGGGAGTGATAGATCTGATCTTTGAGAAGGCCATTTCTGAACCCAACTTCTCCGTGGCCTACGCCAACATGTGCCGCTGCCTTATGGGG CTCAAAGTCCCCACTACAGACAAGCCGGGAGTCACTGTGAATTTCCGCAAGCTGCTTCTGAACCGTTGTCAGAAGGAGTTTGAGAAGGACAAGGACGATGATGCCATCTTTGAGAAAAAGCAAGAAGAGCTGGACTCTGCAGCCATG GAGGAGAAGGATCGCCTGAAGGCGGAGTTGGAGGAGGCCAAAGACATTGCACGGCGGCGGTCGCTAGGCAACATAAAGTTCATCGGTGAGCTGTTCAAGCTCAAGATGCTGACGGAGGCCATCATGCACGACTGCATCGTCAAGCTGCTGAAGAACCACGATGAGGAGTCACTAGAGTGCCTCTGTAGACTCTTGTCAACTATAGGCAAGGACCTGGACTTTGAAAAGGCGAAG CCTCGTATGGACCAGTACTTTGTCCAGATAGACAAGATCATCAAGGAGAAGAAGACCTCGTCCAGAATCCGCTTCATGCTGCAGGACGTACTGGACCTCAGGAGG AATACGTGGGTccccaggagaggagagcagggcccCAAGACCATAGACCAGATCCACAAGGAGGCAGAGCTGGAGGAGCACAGGGAGGTTCTCAAGGTGCAGCAGCAACTCCTCAACCAGAACACCCGAGGAggacgtggtggtggtggtggtggaggaggaagagatcaGGGGAACCGCGGGGGCCAACACCCCCAGTCGGGCCAGAGGAGTCAGCCCCAGGACGAGGGCTGGAACACAGTTCCCATCTCCACCAAGAGCAGACCCATCGACACCAGTCGACTCAGCAAGATCACTAAG ccCGGGGCTTTGGACTTCAGCAACCAGCTGTTGGCGCCCCAGCTCGGGGGTAAGGGCATGTGGGGCAGTTGGGGCAAGGGCAGCAGTGGGGGCACCACCGGAGCCAAACCCGCCGGGGAAGCCA CCCCAGAGTCAGGAGGCCGCCCAGCCACCAGCACCCTTAACAGGTTCTCAGCCCTGCAGCCACAGCAGCCGCCCTCCTCAGGGCCCTCACAGGACTCGGACAGAAGAGTTCCTCTAAG GAACAGCTCGAGCCGGGACCGTGGCAGCAACGACCGCTTCGGCCGGCGGGACGACAGGAACCCGGTCACCAAGCGGAGCTTTAGTAGGGAGACGGAGGAGCACAGCAGAGAGAAGCACCGCGGCCCTTCTGATCCCATACGCCGCGTTGCCAGCATGACCGACGACCGGGGCACCAGAGACCGAGCTAGGAGCAAAGAGAATG TGAAGAGGGAAGCTGCTGCAACACCTCCTGCCCAGACCAAACCTTCCTTGAGGGAAGAAGAGCTGGAGAAGAAGGCCACAGCTATCATAGAGGAGTACCTACACATCAACGACATGAAG GAGGCGCTGCAGTGTGTAGTGGAGATGAACAGCACCCCGCTGCTCTTTGTGTTTGTACGGAGCGGTCTGGAGTCTACTCTGGAGCGCAGCCCCATCGCCAGAGAACGCACCGGCCTGCTGCTGCACCAGCTGTACAAGGCAGGCACCCTGCCCACAGAGCAGTACTACAGAGG gCTTCAGGAGATACTGGAGGTGGCAGAGGACATGGCCATCGACATCCCCCACATCTGGCTCTACCTGGCTGAGCTCATCACCCCTATGCTCCACGAAGGAGGCATCCCCATGGGACCGCTCTTCAA GGAGATATCCAAGCCCCTGGTTCCTCAGGGGACGGCTGGAGTTCTGCTGGTCCAGATCCTCACCCTACTCTGCAGAGGAATG AGCCGTAAAAAGGCAGGCGCCATGTGGAGGGAGGCGGGGCTTAGCTGGAAAGACTTTCTGCCTGAGGACGAGGACGTCAACAAGTTTGTGACAGAAAAA AATGTGGAGTTCACCCTGGGAGGAGAAGGTGATGAGACAGAGAAGAGCAGTAAGAAAGATCTGAGCTCAGAGGAGCTGAACAAACAGCTGGACAGACTCATACAGGACAAGGCTGACAACCAGAGGATTTACGATTGGGTCGAG GCTAACCTGGACGAGACACAGATATCCTCCAACGTGTTTGTCAGAGCAGTCATGGCAGCCATCTGCCAGTCGGCCATCCTGT GTGAGAACCCTTACAAGTTGGATGCGAAGGTGATCACCCGGAGGGCCAAGCTGCTCCACAAGTACCTGAAGGATGAGCAGAAGGAGCTACAGGCTCTCTACGCCTTGCAGGCCCTCATGGTGGCGATGGAGCAGCCTGCCA ACCTGCTGCGGATGTTCTTTGACACGCTGTACGACGAAGACGTGATCAAAGAGCAGGCCTTCTACAAGTGGGAGTCCAGCAAGGACCCCGCTGAGATGCAGGGCAAGGGTGTGGCCCTGAAGTCAGTCACTGCCTTCTTTACCTGGCTCCGTGAGGCCGAGGATGAGGAGTCTGACAACAGCTAG
- the LOC109882823 gene encoding eukaryotic translation initiation factor 4 gamma 1 isoform X9, giving the protein MSGGTRSGTTPTPPQVSDDSSESSGSEGSAVAQANGENVTPVVVRPDDRGKPAATLITGPPALSKTPELVKTAPAPTEVKLPDTDSKSPSLPQDLPTPPRVTTTLHTTAPGTPPPPTSPTADMMDAPAPAAAPALSAPKVPAYPAPLREPRPTPAAEEQPSAAKEPQEEVKEKEVTEAREVTTSSKPEPSLAPVTNSSSSTNGVSATQPLPEEEPVALSITMPSLQAAEPPLESPIAQPEELRLPNGLPLPSSRDPEKVSAELSECDLSPIAEPEVTPLQREAPAPVAATAKPDPVVQATVAPVVLAETAITTAVTPRQIEEEMDSPPSQRTIPPGENSMQAAVSVPKKKRKMKDLNRKEAVGDLLDAFKEEQVVQSPPEQATPTSASDTEEPRPATTPAVAEVDETWEEKEDKLDAENIEPKPGDLKYQYKEELCRPIDPEEKKRYDRDFLLGFQFISAAMSKPEGLPQISDVVLDKANKAPLRQLDPSRLSGMNMGTDFTPSFANLGRPGMGGGGGGGGGGGHRGPPSGMGGGGPRRSQQGQRKEPRRIINISSSLTDDVKLNKAEDAWKPAVKKAASGQAAPEEESDNPEQAKTHELFKRVRSILNKLTPQMFQQLMKQVKELTIDTEQRLKGVIDLIFEKAISEPNFSVAYANMCRCLMGLKVPTTDKPGVTVNFRKLLLNRCQKEFEKDKDDDAIFEKKQEELDSAAMEEKDRLKAELEEAKDIARRRSLGNIKFIGELFKLKMLTEAIMHDCIVKLLKNHDEESLECLCRLLSTIGKDLDFEKAKPRMDQYFVQIDKIIKEKKTSSRIRFMLQDVLDLRRNTWVPRRGEQGPKTIDQIHKEAELEEHREVLKVQQQLLNQNTRGGRGGGGGGGGRDQGNRGGQHPQSGQRSQPQDEGWNTVPISTKSRPIDTSRLSKITKPGALDFSNQLLAPQLGGKGMWGSWGKGSSGGTTGAKPAGEATPESGGRPATSTLNRFSALQPQQPPSSGPSQDSDRRVPLRNSSSRDRGSNDRFGRRDDRNPVTKRSFSRETEEHSREKHRGPSDPIRRVASMTDDRGTRDRARSKENVKREAAATPPAQTKPSLREEELEKKATAIIEEYLHINDMKEALQCVVEMNSTPLLFVFVRSGLESTLERSPIARERTGLLLHQLYKAGTLPTEQYYRGLQEILEVAEDMAIDIPHIWLYLAELITPMLHEGGIPMGPLFKEISKPLVPQGTAGVLLVQILTLLCRGMSRKKAGAMWREAGLSWKDFLPEDEDVNKFVTEKNVEFTLGGEGDETEKSSKKDLSSEELNKQLDRLIQDKADNQRIYDWVEANLDETQISSNVFVRAVMAAICQSAILCENPYKLDAKVITRRAKLLHKYLKDEQKELQALYALQALMVAMEQPANLLRMFFDTLYDEDVIKEQAFYKWESSKDPAEMQGKGVALKSVTAFFTWLREAEDEESDNS; this is encoded by the exons ATGTCAGGGGGCACTCGCAGTGGCACCACCCCCACACCCCCACAGGTGAGCGACGACTCTTCAGAG TCATCTGGATCAGAGGGCTCAGCCGTTGCCCAGGCCAACGGTGAGAACGTGACACCTGTCGTGGTCAGACCAG ATGACAGAGGGAAACCTGCAGCCACACTCATCACTGGCCCCCCAGCCCTGTCTAAAACCCCTGAACTGGTCAAGACTGCCCCTGCCCCTACAGAGGTCAAACTCCCAGACACGGACAGTAAATCCCCTTCCTTACCCCAGGACCTACCCACACCCCCGCGGGTAACTACCACCCTCCACACTACTGCCCCtggcacccccccacccccaactaGTCCCACTGCAGACATGATGGACGCACCAGCCCCGGCTGCTGCTCCAGCTCTATCTGCCCCTAAAGTGCCTGCTTACCCTGCACCCCTACGTGAACCCCGCCCCACTCCTGCAGCTGAGGAGCAGCCCTCAGCCGCTAAGGAGCCgcaggaggaggtgaaggagaaaGAGGTAACGGAGGCTAGAGAAGTGACTACATCATCTAAACCTGAGCCTTCCCTTGCTCCAGTGACCAACTCTAGCAGCAGCACTAATGGTGTGTCTGCCACCCAGCCACTCCCAGAGGAGGAGCCAGTAGCCCTGTCCATCACCATGCCCTCCCTCCAGGCAGCAGAACCCCCGCTGGAGTCTCCCATCGCCCAGCCAGAGGAGCTCCGTCTGCCCAACGGCTTGCCGCTCCCCAGCTCCCGGGACCCTGAGAAGGTTTCTGCAGAGTTGTCTGAGTGTGACCTCAGCCCCATCGCTGAGCCCGAGGTGACCCCATTACAGAGGGAGGCACCCGCGCCTGTCGCCGCCACGGCAAAGCCCGACCCCGTCGTCCAGGCCACCGTTGCCCCCGTGGTCCTAGCGGAGACTGCTATTACTACAGCGGTAACCCCTCGCCAAATTGAAGAAGAGATGGACTCTCCACCATCACAGCGCACCATCCCACCCGGGGAGAATTCTATGCAAG CTGCTGTTTCTGTGCctaagaagaagaggaagatgaagGATCTGAACAGGAAGGAGGCTGTTGGAGACCTCCTGGATGCCTTTAAGGAG gAGCAGGTAGTGCAGAGCCCGCCAGAGCAGGCCACACCCACTTCTGCCTCTGACACCGAGGAGCCCCGCCCAGCCACCACCCCTGCCGTCGCAGAGGTAGATGAGAcgtgggaggagaaggaggacaaACTGGATGCAGAGAACATTGAACCCAAGCCCGGGGATCTGAAGTACCAGTACAAAGAGG aaCTATGTAGGCCTATAGAcccagaggagaagaagaggtatGACAGGGACTTCCTGCTGGGCTTCCAGTTCATCAGTGCTGCCATGTCCAAGCCTGAGGGCCTGCCTCAGATCAGTGATGTGGTGCTGGACAAG gcgaATAAGGCACCTCTCCGCCAGTTGGACCCCAGCCGTTTGTCGGGGATGAACATGGGCACTGACTTCACGCCCTCATTTGCCAACCTGGGCAGGCCTGgaatggggggaggaggaggaggaggaggaggtggtggacaCAGAGGACCA CCCTCTGGTATGGGTGGTGGAGGACCGCGTCGCTCCCAACAGGGTCAGCGTAAGGAGCCCAGGAGGATCATCAACATCTCTTCGTCTCTGACGGATGACGTGAAACTCAACAAGGCTGAGGATGCCTGGAAGCCCGCTGTCAAGAAGGCTGCCAGTGGGCAAGCGGCTCCTGAGGAGGAGAGCGACAACCCAGAACAGGCCAAGACCCATGAGCTGTTTAAGAGGGTCCGTAGTATCCTGAACAAGCTGACCCCTCAGATGTTCCAACAGCTAATGAAGCAGGTCAAGGAGCTGACCATCGATACGGAGCAGAGGCTGAAGGGAGTGATAGATCTGATCTTTGAGAAGGCCATTTCTGAACCCAACTTCTCCGTGGCCTACGCCAACATGTGCCGCTGCCTTATGGGG CTCAAAGTCCCCACTACAGACAAGCCGGGAGTCACTGTGAATTTCCGCAAGCTGCTTCTGAACCGTTGTCAGAAGGAGTTTGAGAAGGACAAGGACGATGATGCCATCTTTGAGAAAAAGCAAGAAGAGCTGGACTCTGCAGCCATG GAGGAGAAGGATCGCCTGAAGGCGGAGTTGGAGGAGGCCAAAGACATTGCACGGCGGCGGTCGCTAGGCAACATAAAGTTCATCGGTGAGCTGTTCAAGCTCAAGATGCTGACGGAGGCCATCATGCACGACTGCATCGTCAAGCTGCTGAAGAACCACGATGAGGAGTCACTAGAGTGCCTCTGTAGACTCTTGTCAACTATAGGCAAGGACCTGGACTTTGAAAAGGCGAAG CCTCGTATGGACCAGTACTTTGTCCAGATAGACAAGATCATCAAGGAGAAGAAGACCTCGTCCAGAATCCGCTTCATGCTGCAGGACGTACTGGACCTCAGGAGG AATACGTGGGTccccaggagaggagagcagggcccCAAGACCATAGACCAGATCCACAAGGAGGCAGAGCTGGAGGAGCACAGGGAGGTTCTCAAGGTGCAGCAGCAACTCCTCAACCAGAACACCCGAGGAggacgtggtggtggtggtggtggaggaggaagagatcaGGGGAACCGCGGGGGCCAACACCCCCAGTCGGGCCAGAGGAGTCAGCCCCAGGACGAGGGCTGGAACACAGTTCCCATCTCCACCAAGAGCAGACCCATCGACACCAGTCGACTCAGCAAGATCACTAAG ccCGGGGCTTTGGACTTCAGCAACCAGCTGTTGGCGCCCCAGCTCGGGGGTAAGGGCATGTGGGGCAGTTGGGGCAAGGGCAGCAGTGGGGGCACCACCGGAGCCAAACCCGCCGGGGAAGCCA CCCCAGAGTCAGGAGGCCGCCCAGCCACCAGCACCCTTAACAGGTTCTCAGCCCTGCAGCCACAGCAGCCGCCCTCCTCAGGGCCCTCACAGGACTCGGACAGAAGAGTTCCTCTAAG GAACAGCTCGAGCCGGGACCGTGGCAGCAACGACCGCTTCGGCCGGCGGGACGACAGGAACCCGGTCACCAAGCGGAGCTTTAGTAGGGAGACGGAGGAGCACAGCAGAGAGAAGCACCGCGGCCCTTCTGATCCCATACGCCGCGTTGCCAGCATGACCGACGACCGGGGCACCAGAGACCGAGCTAGGAGCAAAGAGAATG TGAAGAGGGAAGCTGCTGCAACACCTCCTGCCCAGACCAAACCTTCCTTGAGGGAAGAAGAGCTGGAGAAGAAGGCCACAGCTATCATAGAGGAGTACCTACACATCAACGACATGAAG GAGGCGCTGCAGTGTGTAGTGGAGATGAACAGCACCCCGCTGCTCTTTGTGTTTGTACGGAGCGGTCTGGAGTCTACTCTGGAGCGCAGCCCCATCGCCAGAGAACGCACCGGCCTGCTGCTGCACCAGCTGTACAAGGCAGGCACCCTGCCCACAGAGCAGTACTACAGAGG gCTTCAGGAGATACTGGAGGTGGCAGAGGACATGGCCATCGACATCCCCCACATCTGGCTCTACCTGGCTGAGCTCATCACCCCTATGCTCCACGAAGGAGGCATCCCCATGGGACCGCTCTTCAA GGAGATATCCAAGCCCCTGGTTCCTCAGGGGACGGCTGGAGTTCTGCTGGTCCAGATCCTCACCCTACTCTGCAGAGGAATG AGCCGTAAAAAGGCAGGCGCCATGTGGAGGGAGGCGGGGCTTAGCTGGAAAGACTTTCTGCCTGAGGACGAGGACGTCAACAAGTTTGTGACAGAAAAA AATGTGGAGTTCACCCTGGGAGGAGAAGGTGATGAGACAGAGAAGAGCAGTAAGAAAGATCTGAGCTCAGAGGAGCTGAACAAACAGCTGGACAGACTCATACAGGACAAGGCTGACAACCAGAGGATTTACGATTGGGTCGAG GCTAACCTGGACGAGACACAGATATCCTCCAACGTGTTTGTCAGAGCAGTCATGGCAGCCATCTGCCAGTCGGCCATCCTGT GTGAGAACCCTTACAAGTTGGATGCGAAGGTGATCACCCGGAGGGCCAAGCTGCTCCACAAGTACCTGAAGGATGAGCAGAAGGAGCTACAGGCTCTCTACGCCTTGCAGGCCCTCATGGTGGCGATGGAGCAGCCTGCCA ACCTGCTGCGGATGTTCTTTGACACGCTGTACGACGAAGACGTGATCAAAGAGCAGGCCTTCTACAAGTGGGAGTCCAGCAAGGACCCCGCTGAGATGCAGGGCAAGGGTGTGGCCCTGAAGTCAGTCACTGCCTTCTTTACCTGGCTCCGTGAGGCCGAGGATGAGGAGTCTGACAACAGCTAG